A window of the Teredinibacter franksiae genome harbors these coding sequences:
- the pseG gene encoding UDP-2,4-diacetamido-2,4,6-trideoxy-beta-L-altropyranose hydrolase, giving the protein MDIVFRVDSSIHIGSGHVMRCLVLAQELRRLRYSIRFVTRPQNGDSIEHIRQQGFVVIELPQPQEELTPRTSADYLAWLQVPVKSDMEDFCSTIKCTDLVVVDHYALGKDWQESVKKYLGCKVVAIDDLVRQHCADIIVDQTLYRSPDEYAAKNSGSIILTGTDYALLNTQFSTKREQALDDELDDIAIRVLVSLGGIDKDNVTIEVLKTLLLLGAKKPKVTVLLSEKSPSYDSVKNFCVEQAGWAHHISFVENMAEIMLEHTISIGASGTTSWERACLGVPSIIIPLAENQRVIATNLVKAGAAILVEPGNINEKLTGSYQKLLKHRLKYRRKNLSLCDGLGVKRVANSIKSLLADNARKVFLRRAQTNDIRQVYAWQCKPETRKFALTKEMPAWETHQKWMKQKLLSKSDYFYMVVLAGSQESVGVVRLDRVRRAEYLVSIFLYSEYFGQGIAKQALRNVDDIHQQVTLRATVLENNIASQRLFVAAGYQRVSEESFIRLPII; this is encoded by the coding sequence ATGGATATAGTATTTAGAGTAGACTCATCAATCCATATTGGCTCAGGCCACGTAATGCGTTGCTTGGTGCTAGCTCAAGAGTTAAGGCGGCTGCGGTATTCTATTAGGTTTGTAACTCGGCCGCAAAATGGTGACTCAATCGAGCATATCCGACAGCAAGGATTTGTTGTCATTGAGTTGCCGCAGCCCCAAGAGGAGTTGACGCCACGCACTAGCGCTGATTATTTGGCTTGGTTGCAGGTGCCAGTCAAATCGGATATGGAAGATTTCTGCTCTACTATTAAATGCACAGATTTGGTCGTTGTCGATCATTATGCTTTAGGTAAAGATTGGCAAGAGAGTGTTAAGAAGTATCTTGGCTGTAAGGTCGTTGCAATAGATGATCTCGTTAGGCAGCATTGTGCCGATATTATTGTGGATCAAACTTTGTACCGTAGTCCGGATGAGTATGCTGCTAAGAATAGCGGTAGTATAATTTTAACCGGCACTGATTATGCCTTACTGAATACGCAATTTTCCACGAAAAGAGAGCAGGCTTTAGATGATGAGCTTGACGATATTGCTATTCGTGTTTTAGTTTCGTTGGGCGGTATTGATAAAGACAATGTAACAATCGAAGTGCTCAAAACACTGCTGTTGCTGGGGGCTAAAAAACCGAAAGTCACAGTTTTGCTTAGTGAAAAATCTCCAAGCTATGATAGTGTTAAAAATTTTTGCGTAGAGCAGGCAGGCTGGGCTCACCATATTAGTTTTGTTGAAAACATGGCGGAAATTATGCTTGAGCATACCATATCGATTGGCGCATCAGGTACTACATCTTGGGAGAGGGCATGTTTGGGGGTTCCTAGTATAATAATTCCGTTAGCAGAAAACCAAAGAGTGATTGCGACCAATTTGGTAAAAGCCGGCGCCGCCATTTTGGTTGAACCCGGGAACATTAATGAAAAATTGACTGGTTCATATCAGAAACTACTGAAGCACAGGCTAAAATATCGACGTAAGAATCTTAGTTTGTGCGATGGGCTTGGTGTAAAGCGAGTTGCTAATTCCATCAAGAGTTTGCTCGCCGATAATGCAAGAAAAGTTTTCCTGAGGCGTGCTCAGACAAATGATATTCGTCAGGTTTATGCTTGGCAGTGTAAACCAGAAACTCGAAAATTTGCACTCACAAAAGAAATGCCAGCATGGGAGACTCACCAGAAATGGATGAAGCAAAAGCTTCTATCTAAGAGTGATTATTTTTATATGGTTGTCCTGGCTGGTAGCCAAGAGTCAGTTGGCGTGGTTCGATTGGATAGAGTTAGGCGGGCGGAGTATTTGGTGTCTATTTTTCTATATTCAGAATATTTTGGGCAAGGTATTGCTAAGCAGGCTCTGCGAAATGTTGACGATATACATCAACAAGTAACGCTGCGTGCAACAGTGTTAGAAAATAATATCGCTTCTCAGCGGTTATTTGTTGCCGCTGGTTATCAGCGTGTTTCTGAAGAAAGCTTTATACGATTACCAATTATTTGA
- a CDS encoding polysialyltransferase family glycosyltransferase, with protein sequence MKPSELIVGCVSSSFQLLNFITFLESKKKYLIKSHVVIKGYWGGVTIQPSYISYCKELGVEILFADGNSKSLADEVCSIISSESACLHKISVVSANRLFPMSVLGRCFRLRSEIQFVFIEDGIGAYGGFRHIFSAILREKGRLSKSAILFPFAYVTNQILSFFYNNKRFLLFEDNDVNVSVDYKEAFVSVVGNLESAKRKRVTVPQNSIIFCSQPYVDMGLLSELEYAGFIKKINLYAENNACNFIVKRHPADNKFNYDGMVVVEGGHSFEELLFQNKENIYAVASINSTCLITASAIFGIKSLSIQNNLAELQFENFPCFMKAIFNRYVEIKYERDL encoded by the coding sequence ATGAAGCCAAGTGAGTTAATTGTAGGTTGTGTCTCTTCGTCGTTTCAATTGCTTAATTTTATAACATTTCTGGAGAGTAAAAAAAAATATTTAATAAAATCTCATGTCGTAATAAAGGGTTATTGGGGTGGCGTAACTATCCAGCCTAGTTATATAAGTTATTGCAAAGAACTCGGGGTCGAGATTTTATTCGCCGACGGTAATTCTAAATCTCTTGCAGATGAAGTATGCTCGATTATTTCCAGTGAATCTGCCTGCCTTCATAAAATTTCGGTTGTTTCGGCGAACAGGCTTTTTCCGATGAGCGTGTTAGGGCGGTGCTTCAGGCTAAGAAGTGAAATCCAATTTGTTTTTATTGAGGATGGGATCGGCGCATACGGCGGTTTTCGCCATATTTTCAGTGCAATTTTAAGAGAAAAGGGGAGGTTAAGTAAAAGTGCAATTCTCTTCCCTTTTGCGTATGTAACAAATCAGATCCTTTCATTTTTTTATAATAATAAGCGATTTCTACTCTTTGAAGATAATGACGTGAATGTGTCTGTCGATTACAAGGAGGCCTTTGTTTCTGTAGTTGGAAATTTAGAAAGCGCAAAAAGAAAAAGGGTCACGGTTCCACAGAATTCAATAATATTTTGCTCTCAACCATACGTTGATATGGGGCTACTGTCGGAGCTGGAGTACGCAGGTTTTATTAAAAAAATCAATTTGTATGCTGAGAATAATGCATGCAATTTCATTGTGAAGAGGCACCCGGCGGATAATAAGTTTAATTATGATGGAATGGTCGTGGTAGAAGGCGGGCATAGTTTTGAAGAATTGCTTTTCCAGAATAAAGAAAATATTTATGCTGTGGCGTCGATAAATAGTACGTGCCTTATAACGGCATCTGCGATTTTCGGCATTAAATCTTTATCCATCCAGAATAATTTAGCGGAGCTCCAGTTTGAAAATTTCCCGTGTTTTATGAAAGCTATTTTTAATAGATATGTCGAAATTAAATATGAACGTGATTTGTAA
- a CDS encoding glycosyltransferase: MNVICKSEAEPALDFPKFSVLMAVYINDDPAYFARALESIVKQTVCPDEVVIIKNGPLTDEHEKWLAFYGRGNNIQQISFSENRGLAVALNKGVTYCSNELIARMDADDISCSNRFELQIEKFRQNPELDVVGGLISEFLYSEDQESAKRYVKESHESIVGSSKFYCPMNHVTVMFRRSAVLLAGNYQDFRGVEDYPLWVSMIMVGCKFYNIQEVLVKVRVAGLNNRRAGFEYARMEFNVMKYFYLVRYYSLPMFFLMSISRFSVRVFGSFFRGVVYRLTRSK, translated from the coding sequence ATGAACGTGATTTGTAAGTCAGAAGCGGAGCCAGCACTAGATTTTCCAAAGTTTAGTGTGTTGATGGCTGTATATATTAATGATGACCCTGCGTATTTCGCTAGAGCTTTAGAGAGTATAGTAAAGCAAACGGTGTGTCCGGATGAGGTAGTAATAATAAAAAATGGCCCTTTAACAGATGAGCATGAAAAATGGCTGGCCTTCTATGGTCGAGGGAACAATATACAGCAAATTTCTTTTTCAGAAAATAGAGGGCTTGCCGTTGCCCTTAATAAAGGGGTCACATACTGTTCTAATGAGTTGATTGCAAGAATGGATGCTGATGATATATCTTGCTCTAATAGATTTGAGCTTCAAATAGAAAAATTCCGTCAAAACCCGGAATTAGATGTTGTTGGTGGGCTGATTTCCGAGTTTTTGTATTCGGAAGATCAGGAGAGTGCTAAACGATATGTTAAGGAATCACACGAGTCTATAGTAGGTTCAAGCAAGTTTTACTGTCCGATGAACCATGTAACAGTGATGTTTAGGCGGTCGGCCGTATTGTTGGCAGGAAATTATCAGGATTTTCGAGGTGTTGAGGATTATCCATTATGGGTTTCAATGATTATGGTCGGGTGTAAGTTCTACAATATACAGGAGGTGTTGGTTAAAGTGCGCGTTGCTGGTTTGAATAATCGAAGGGCTGGATTTGAATATGCCAGAATGGAGTTCAATGTAATGAAATATTTTTATTTGGTGAGATATTATTCCTTGCCCATGTTTTTTTTGATGAGTATTTCTAGGTTTTCCGTTAGAGTTTTTGGGTCGTTTTTCAGGGGGGTAGTCTATAGGCTCACTAGGTCAAAATAA
- the pseF gene encoding pseudaminic acid cytidylyltransferase: MKVAIIPARGGSKRIPRKNIKPFYGKPMIAYSIEAAKMSGCFDRIIVSTDDAEIAHVAETYGAEVPFVRPASIADDHATTMDVIEHAVQYLIDHGTRPEYVCCIYATAPLMLPDYIKQGLVKLRESGVEYVFSATTFPFPIQRAIHLTEQGAVRMFDDEYANIRSQDLVEAYHDAGQFYWGKTKAFLTKKTIFSEHSEVVLLPRCRVQDIDTPEDWELVEALFSVL, encoded by the coding sequence ATGAAGGTCGCCATTATTCCCGCTCGCGGCGGTAGCAAGCGAATCCCACGTAAGAATATCAAGCCATTCTATGGCAAGCCCATGATTGCCTACTCCATTGAAGCAGCAAAAATGTCGGGCTGCTTTGATAGAATTATTGTTTCTACTGATGATGCTGAGATCGCCCACGTTGCAGAAACCTATGGTGCAGAAGTACCATTTGTCAGGCCAGCTTCTATCGCTGACGATCATGCTACGACCATGGATGTAATTGAGCATGCAGTTCAGTATCTTATTGATCACGGTACTCGCCCTGAATATGTTTGTTGTATCTACGCTACAGCCCCATTAATGTTACCTGACTACATAAAGCAGGGTTTGGTTAAATTAAGAGAGTCCGGCGTTGAGTATGTCTTTAGTGCAACGACGTTCCCATTTCCGATTCAACGTGCAATTCACTTGACGGAGCAAGGTGCAGTTAGAATGTTCGATGATGAGTATGCAAATATTAGATCTCAAGATTTAGTTGAAGCCTACCACGATGCAGGGCAGTTTTATTGGGGGAAAACAAAGGCTTTTCTCACTAAAAAAACAATATTCTCTGAGCATTCAGAAGTAGTTCTTTTGCCGAGATGCCGCGTGCAGGATATTGATACGCCAGAAGACTGGGAGTTAGTTGAAGCTCTCTTCTCGGTTTTATAA
- the pseI gene encoding pseudaminic acid synthase, translating into MKPFISIDGRKIGPEFRPYIIAELSANHNGDISRAFRIMEEAKKAGADAIKLQTYTHDTITMDCDSEDFQIRGGLWDGQTLYELYKGAHMPWEWHKPLFQKAKELEITIFSSPFDFSAVDLLEELGAPAYKIASFELVDIPLIARVAKAGKPMILSTGMANDVEIKEAVDTARANGCEELIVLHCVSGYPAPAEQYNLSTIADISKRFDVFSGLSDHTIDNATAVASIVLGACVVEKHVTLDRNGGGADDSFSLEPAELAQLCKDARTAWSALGKVNYERTEAEKGNIKFRRSLYVVKDVKAGELFTEDNVKSIRPGFGMPPKLLSNVMGKVALRDVLRGESLKETMISE; encoded by the coding sequence ATGAAACCTTTTATTAGTATTGATGGGCGAAAAATTGGCCCAGAATTTCGTCCATATATTATCGCCGAACTATCCGCGAATCATAATGGTGATATCTCACGTGCTTTCAGGATTATGGAGGAGGCAAAAAAGGCGGGTGCAGATGCGATTAAGCTTCAAACTTATACGCATGACACTATAACAATGGACTGTGATTCTGAGGACTTCCAGATTAGGGGGGGGTTGTGGGATGGCCAAACACTTTATGAATTGTACAAAGGTGCTCATATGCCGTGGGAATGGCATAAACCACTTTTTCAAAAAGCTAAAGAATTAGAGATTACAATCTTTAGCTCACCTTTTGATTTCTCTGCTGTTGATTTATTGGAGGAGCTTGGGGCACCTGCTTACAAAATTGCTTCATTTGAATTGGTTGATATACCGCTGATTGCTAGAGTCGCCAAAGCAGGTAAGCCAATGATTCTGTCTACAGGAATGGCGAATGATGTAGAAATAAAAGAGGCTGTGGATACAGCTAGAGCGAATGGTTGTGAAGAGTTAATTGTACTACATTGCGTAAGTGGATACCCAGCTCCGGCAGAACAATATAATTTATCAACAATAGCAGATATATCGAAGCGATTTGATGTTTTTTCTGGGTTGTCAGATCATACGATTGATAACGCTACAGCTGTTGCTTCCATTGTGTTGGGGGCCTGTGTGGTTGAGAAACATGTAACTTTGGATCGCAACGGCGGTGGCGCCGACGACAGCTTTTCACTTGAACCTGCAGAACTGGCACAATTGTGTAAGGACGCTAGAACAGCGTGGTCAGCTTTAGGTAAAGTAAATTACGAGCGAACTGAAGCTGAAAAAGGAAATATAAAATTTCGCAGGTCATTATATGTTGTGAAGGACGTAAAAGCGGGGGAGCTATTTACAGAAGATAATGTGAAAAGTATACGCCCTGGTTTTGGAATGCCCCCCAAGTTATTATCTAACGTGATGGGGAAAGTCGCGTTACGAGATGTTCTGCGTGGCGAATCTTTAAAAGAGACGATGATTTCTGAGTAA
- a CDS encoding polysialyltransferase family glycosyltransferase, giving the protein MKHIFHIHSQINVLISMLIVEVKQLNVEDVLFVCFRGVEAPSSIKFTCILSNQIYLHPFNSPRNLYKLKFFENRKYIKVVDDVVDKFIGGEDFIYYAPHCRNPIYSVFISHEKCRQVHYIEDGGDAYLSEKALLKKFPNRIHWSHYCVKYIFRVFPSSMVERLPTYASMYSDIGIRKSICYGLDKISFRTSLSPNRKILRVPERFGKLVSYKVRAKNVFVFDALVEQNVVSIEMYAEFLDWFLSGRYKEKEIAIKFHPFQSNEFKRLVMERFGKFGLTVEILPQSVNMELLILFSKDLVVYGVGSSLLMYALLKSRENTHVLYPYFTERLGESCTRKHMWESMFHEYI; this is encoded by the coding sequence ATGAAACATATATTCCATATACATAGCCAGATAAATGTTTTGATATCGATGCTTATTGTTGAGGTTAAGCAATTAAATGTTGAAGATGTGCTGTTTGTTTGTTTTAGAGGTGTTGAGGCACCGTCAAGTATAAAGTTTACGTGTATTTTATCTAATCAGATATATCTCCATCCTTTTAATAGTCCTCGCAACTTGTACAAGTTGAAATTTTTCGAGAATAGAAAGTATATTAAAGTTGTAGATGATGTTGTCGATAAATTTATAGGAGGAGAAGATTTCATATATTATGCACCGCACTGCCGAAACCCTATATATTCGGTTTTTATAAGTCATGAGAAATGCAGGCAGGTTCACTATATTGAGGATGGGGGGGATGCATATCTCTCAGAAAAAGCTTTGTTAAAAAAGTTTCCCAATAGAATACACTGGTCGCACTATTGCGTTAAATATATATTTAGAGTGTTCCCTTCGTCTATGGTGGAGAGGCTACCGACATACGCCAGCATGTACTCTGATATTGGAATACGTAAATCCATTTGTTATGGATTAGATAAAATCTCTTTTCGAACTAGCCTGTCTCCAAATCGAAAAATTCTTCGGGTACCAGAACGATTTGGGAAGTTGGTCAGCTATAAGGTTAGGGCAAAAAATGTTTTTGTTTTTGATGCATTAGTGGAGCAGAATGTTGTTTCTATTGAGATGTATGCTGAATTTCTAGACTGGTTTCTTTCCGGTAGATACAAGGAAAAGGAAATCGCAATAAAGTTTCACCCTTTTCAGTCGAACGAATTTAAGCGGTTGGTAATGGAAAGGTTTGGGAAGTTTGGTTTGACAGTCGAAATATTGCCCCAGTCAGTTAATATGGAGCTTTTGATTCTTTTTAGTAAGGATCTTGTTGTGTATGGAGTTGGCTCCTCCCTTTTGATGTATGCATTATTGAAAAGCAGGGAAAACACTCACGTGTTGTATCCCTATTTTACGGAGCGGCTTGGAGAGTCCTGCACAAGGAAGCACATGTGGGAGTCAATGTTTCATGAGTATATCTAG